A genomic region of Lagenorhynchus albirostris chromosome 18, mLagAlb1.1, whole genome shotgun sequence contains the following coding sequences:
- the SLC25A30 gene encoding kidney mitochondrial carrier protein 1 isoform X5: protein MSALNWKPFVYGGLASITAECGTFPIDLTKTRLQIQGQKNDANFKEIRYRGTLHALVRIGREEGLKALYSGIAPAMLRQASYGTIKIGAYQSLKRLFVERPEDETLLINVVCGILSGVISSTIANPTDVLKIRMQAQNSSLQGGMIGNFIHIYQQEGTRGLWKGVSLTAQRAAIVVGVELPVYDLTKKHLILSGLMGDTVYTHFLSSFTCGLAGALASNPVDVVRTRMMNQRVLRDGRCPGYTGSLDCLLQKE, encoded by the exons ATGTCAGCCCTGAACTGGAAGCCCTTCGTGTACGGAGGCCTGGCCTCCATCACAGCGGAGTGCG gtacTTTTCCAATTGATTTAACCAAGACACGGCTCCAGATTCAAGGCCAGAAGAATGATGCAAACTTTAAAGAAATCAGGTATCGAGGAACGTTGCATGCGTTAGTGAGGATAGGCAGAGAGGAAGGCCTAAAAGCACTGTATTCAGG GATTGCTCCTGCGATGTTGCGCCAGGCTTCCTATGGCACCATCAAGATAGGCGCCTACCAGAGCTTGAAGCGGTTATTTGTCGAGCGCCCGGAAG atgaaacCCTTCTGATAAATGTGGTCTGTGGAATTCTCTCTGGAGTCATATCCTCAACCATTGCTAATCCAACTGATGTTTTGAAA ATTCGGATGCAAGCACAAAATAGCTCCCTTCAAGGAGGAATGATAGGCAACTTCATTCACATTTACCAGCAAGAGGGAACAAGAGGACTTTGGAAG GGCGTGTCCCTTACTGCTCAGAGGGCCGCTATTGTTGTTGGTGTGGAGCTGCCGGTCTACGACCTCACCAAGAAGCATCTTATTCTCTCGGGCTTGATGGGAGACACTGTGTATACCCATTTCCT CTCAAGCTTCACCTGTGGGCTGGCGGGGGCCCTGGCCTCAAACCCTGTTGATGTGGTGAGAACACGTATGATGAATCAGAGAGTCCTTCGAGATGGCAGATGCCCTGGCTACACAGGTTCCCTGGATTGCTTGTTACAG
- the SLC25A30 gene encoding kidney mitochondrial carrier protein 1 isoform X2, which yields MSALNWKPFVYGGLASITAECGTFPIDLTKTRLQIQGQKNDANFKEIRYRGTLHALVRIGREEGLKALYSGIAPAMLRQASYGTIKIGAYQSLKRLFVERPEDETLLINVVCGILSGVISSTIANPTDVLKIRMQAQNSSLQGGMIGNFIHIYQQEGTRGLWKGVSLTAQRAAIVVGVELPVYDLTKKHLILSGLMGDTVYTHFLSSFTCGLAGALASNPVDVVRTRMMNQRVLRDGRCPGYTGSLDCLLQDERKAKPHCKR from the exons ATGTCAGCCCTGAACTGGAAGCCCTTCGTGTACGGAGGCCTGGCCTCCATCACAGCGGAGTGCG gtacTTTTCCAATTGATTTAACCAAGACACGGCTCCAGATTCAAGGCCAGAAGAATGATGCAAACTTTAAAGAAATCAGGTATCGAGGAACGTTGCATGCGTTAGTGAGGATAGGCAGAGAGGAAGGCCTAAAAGCACTGTATTCAGG GATTGCTCCTGCGATGTTGCGCCAGGCTTCCTATGGCACCATCAAGATAGGCGCCTACCAGAGCTTGAAGCGGTTATTTGTCGAGCGCCCGGAAG atgaaacCCTTCTGATAAATGTGGTCTGTGGAATTCTCTCTGGAGTCATATCCTCAACCATTGCTAATCCAACTGATGTTTTGAAA ATTCGGATGCAAGCACAAAATAGCTCCCTTCAAGGAGGAATGATAGGCAACTTCATTCACATTTACCAGCAAGAGGGAACAAGAGGACTTTGGAAG GGCGTGTCCCTTACTGCTCAGAGGGCCGCTATTGTTGTTGGTGTGGAGCTGCCGGTCTACGACCTCACCAAGAAGCATCTTATTCTCTCGGGCTTGATGGGAGACACTGTGTATACCCATTTCCT CTCAAGCTTCACCTGTGGGCTGGCGGGGGCCCTGGCCTCAAACCCTGTTGATGTGGTGAGAACACGTATGATGAATCAGAGAGTCCTTCGAGATGGCAGATGCCCTGGCTACACAGGTTCCCTGGATTGCTTGTTACAG
- the SLC25A30 gene encoding kidney mitochondrial carrier protein 1 isoform X4, with the protein MSALNWKPFVYGGLASITAECGTFPIDLTKTRLQIQGQKNDANFKEIRYRGTLHALVRIGREEGLKALYSGIAPAMLRQASYGTIKIGAYQSLKRLFVERPEDETLLINVVCGILSGVISSTIANPTDVLKIRMQAQNSSLQGGMIGNFIHIYQQEGTRGLWKGVSLTAQRAAIVVGVELPVYDLTKKHLILSGLMGDTVYTHFLSSFTCGLAGALASNPVDVVRTRMMNQRVLRDGRCPGYTGSLDCLLQQKCSS; encoded by the exons ATGTCAGCCCTGAACTGGAAGCCCTTCGTGTACGGAGGCCTGGCCTCCATCACAGCGGAGTGCG gtacTTTTCCAATTGATTTAACCAAGACACGGCTCCAGATTCAAGGCCAGAAGAATGATGCAAACTTTAAAGAAATCAGGTATCGAGGAACGTTGCATGCGTTAGTGAGGATAGGCAGAGAGGAAGGCCTAAAAGCACTGTATTCAGG GATTGCTCCTGCGATGTTGCGCCAGGCTTCCTATGGCACCATCAAGATAGGCGCCTACCAGAGCTTGAAGCGGTTATTTGTCGAGCGCCCGGAAG atgaaacCCTTCTGATAAATGTGGTCTGTGGAATTCTCTCTGGAGTCATATCCTCAACCATTGCTAATCCAACTGATGTTTTGAAA ATTCGGATGCAAGCACAAAATAGCTCCCTTCAAGGAGGAATGATAGGCAACTTCATTCACATTTACCAGCAAGAGGGAACAAGAGGACTTTGGAAG GGCGTGTCCCTTACTGCTCAGAGGGCCGCTATTGTTGTTGGTGTGGAGCTGCCGGTCTACGACCTCACCAAGAAGCATCTTATTCTCTCGGGCTTGATGGGAGACACTGTGTATACCCATTTCCT CTCAAGCTTCACCTGTGGGCTGGCGGGGGCCCTGGCCTCAAACCCTGTTGATGTGGTGAGAACACGTATGATGAATCAGAGAGTCCTTCGAGATGGCAGATGCCCTGGCTACACAGGTTCCCTGGATTGCTTGTTACAG
- the SLC25A30 gene encoding kidney mitochondrial carrier protein 1 isoform X3, translating into MSALNWKPFVYGGLASITAECGTFPIDLTKTRLQIQGQKNDANFKEIRYRGTLHALVRIGREEGLKALYSGIAPAMLRQASYGTIKIGAYQSLKRLFVERPEDETLLINVVCGILSGVISSTIANPTDVLKIRMQAQNSSLQGGMIGNFIHIYQQEGTRGLWKGVSLTAQRAAIVVGVELPVYDLTKKHLILSGLMGDTVYTHFLSSFTCGLAGALASNPVDVVRTRMMNQRVLRDGRCPGYTGSLDCLLQLKKLDL; encoded by the exons ATGTCAGCCCTGAACTGGAAGCCCTTCGTGTACGGAGGCCTGGCCTCCATCACAGCGGAGTGCG gtacTTTTCCAATTGATTTAACCAAGACACGGCTCCAGATTCAAGGCCAGAAGAATGATGCAAACTTTAAAGAAATCAGGTATCGAGGAACGTTGCATGCGTTAGTGAGGATAGGCAGAGAGGAAGGCCTAAAAGCACTGTATTCAGG GATTGCTCCTGCGATGTTGCGCCAGGCTTCCTATGGCACCATCAAGATAGGCGCCTACCAGAGCTTGAAGCGGTTATTTGTCGAGCGCCCGGAAG atgaaacCCTTCTGATAAATGTGGTCTGTGGAATTCTCTCTGGAGTCATATCCTCAACCATTGCTAATCCAACTGATGTTTTGAAA ATTCGGATGCAAGCACAAAATAGCTCCCTTCAAGGAGGAATGATAGGCAACTTCATTCACATTTACCAGCAAGAGGGAACAAGAGGACTTTGGAAG GGCGTGTCCCTTACTGCTCAGAGGGCCGCTATTGTTGTTGGTGTGGAGCTGCCGGTCTACGACCTCACCAAGAAGCATCTTATTCTCTCGGGCTTGATGGGAGACACTGTGTATACCCATTTCCT CTCAAGCTTCACCTGTGGGCTGGCGGGGGCCCTGGCCTCAAACCCTGTTGATGTGGTGAGAACACGTATGATGAATCAGAGAGTCCTTCGAGATGGCAGATGCCCTGGCTACACAGGTTCCCTGGATTGCTTGTTACAG